The proteins below are encoded in one region of Silene latifolia isolate original U9 population chromosome 2, ASM4854445v1, whole genome shotgun sequence:
- the LOC141642685 gene encoding serine carboxypeptidase-like 31: MDCVLVRVLMVITSMLALSYAKSVEYSRIINKGLPSLLPPNGDHEDLVINLPGQPKVDFRHYAGFVTVNEEKGRALFYWFFEASTQPEDKPLVLWLNGGPGCSSVGYGATQEIGPFLVNSNGSGLKFNPYAWNREANVLFLESPVGVGFSYTNTSTDFDNLGDDLTANDAYEFLNKWFLKFPAYRNHAFYVAGESYAGKYVPELAELIHDKNNNDNSSYIDLKGILMGNPETCDPEDWRGLVDYAWSHAVISDETHGLIRESCNFSSDNTWSNPECTKGVNEVLRQYKEIDIYSLYTSVCIANSTNASGSSMEVMFKSTSNMMPRIMGGYDPCLDDYARAYYNRPDVQIALHVSDGLNLRNWSICNSTLFSNWADSKPSVLPIYKKLIAAGLRIWVYSGDTDGRVPVLSTRYSLNALGLPITKPWTPWYHDQQVSGWYQEYKGLTFATFRGAGHAVPIFKPSSSLALFSYFLQSRSLPSSR; this comes from the exons ATGGATTGTGTACTAGTGAGGGTACTAATGGTCATAACTTCAATGCTGGCATTGTCATATGCAAAATCAGTTGAATATTCTAGGATTATTAACAAAGGTTTACCATCTTTACTACCACCAAATGGTGATCATGAAGATCTTGTAATAAATCTCCCCGGCCAACCAAAAGTCGATTTTCGACACTATGCCGGGTTTGTAACTGTcaatgaagaaaaaggaagagcACTGTTTTATTGGTTCTTTGAGGCTTCAACTCAACCAGAAGATAAACCCTTGGTCTTATGGCTTAATGGAG GTCCAGGGTGCTCATCTGTTGGTTATGGAGCAACACAAGAAATTGGACCTTTCCTTGTCAACTCTAATGGAAGCGGCCTTAAGTTTAATCCTTATGCGTGGAATAGAG AAGCCAACGTTCTGTTCTTAGAATCCCCTGTTGGAGTTGGCTTTTCCTACACCAATACAAGTACAGATTTCGACAATCTTGGAGATgacttaacag CAAATGATGCTTACGAGTTCCTCAACAAGTGGTTCCTCAAGTTCCCTGCATACCGAAACCATGCCTTCTATGTTGCAGGGGAGAGCTACGCAG GAAAATACGTTCCTGAGCTGGCTGAGCTTATCCATGACAAAAACAACAATGATAATTCTTCATACATCGACCTAAAGGGCATTTTG ATGGGTAATCCTGAAACGTGTGACCCTGAAGATTGGAGAGGATTAGTAGACTACGCATGGAGCCACGCTGTTATCTCGGATGAAACACACGGTTTAATTAGAGAATCCTGCAATTTTAGTAGTGATAACACTTGGAGCAACCCTGAGTGTACCAAAGGTGTAAATGAGGTGCTAAGACAATACAAGGAGATTGACATTTACAGCTTGTATACTTCCGTTTGTATCGCAAATTCAACTAATGCTTCTGGATCTTCAATGGAGGTCATGTTTAAATCTACCTCCAATATG ATGCCAAGGATCATGGGTGGCTATGACCCATGCCTGGATGACTATGCCAGAGCTTACTACAACAGACCCGACGTTCAAATCGCCCTTCATGTCAGTGATGGACTTAATCTCAGGAATTGGAGCATATGCAA CTCAACATTATTCAGTAACTGGGCAGATTCAAAGCCATCAGTACTTCCTATTTACAAGAAGCTAATTGCAGCTGGACTTAGAATATGGGTCTATAG TGGAGATACAGACGGAAGAGTACCGGTGCTGTCAACAAGATACAGTTTGAATGCTCTAGGATTACCAATCACTAAACCATGGACACCATGGTACCATGACCAGCAG GTAAGTGGGTGGTACCAAGAATATAAGGGGCTTACATTTGCAACATTCAGAGGAGCAGGCCATGCTGTACCCATCTTCAAACCTAGCAGCTCTCTCGCCCTTTTCTCTTATTTTCTACAATCCCGATCCTTACCATCCTCACGCTAG